Proteins encoded by one window of Xenopus tropicalis strain Nigerian chromosome 6, UCB_Xtro_10.0, whole genome shotgun sequence:
- the LOC116411687 gene encoding uncharacterized protein LOC116411687, giving the protein MPLITPTQVYEWALKEKVNPDHVFAIDRVPPEVTLEMLESNLSKYRHLEGAHLIADEGSTMDGYAVLLFKVSDPLNSEVGPYAVFPVGDLSVGCPLVYPQAVVAPWKVEAPSPDAGYTSRKRRLLPSLPCNVQHTVKQEPLVTETSEAKDVSISEHPLTDAITQMTEALAQGLQLSHYKKLKTFSGTEPVPTGEEGFETWKESALQALDEWACSEQTKRQRIMEHVRPPAASIVLNFKASHKDYNAMDIIDILTSAYGKHEDPDQLLADFKQMRQKSSEDVSAFTLRLENMLRNLLSKKVITAEEVDTLRLKQLLKGMSPFFPMYSTLQILLRDKRDTGFIDLMKVIKQEEATLLFAGTSRVPKQNPALPTSKDIKLTGKGVPSITQIRKRFPSEWHKGVPATTPTSCFGCGQEGHFVKDCPEKFSPNAVQTMSCGKPSSYPNKVTKPSATKDRNMVGPKSLVDILLDGQPVQALFDTGSQVTIIHYSYYLQHLSHKPLQPARGLELWGLNQQAYPIHGLLQVTITMPRCHGTLPLSQEVDAVVCPDTGNPNAAPIILGTNVSEVRTTLNPSVTVTKAPRYSDHGPEVVCNTFTVTYKYGLLRHVAGQTVEIPPGSIRTVRALTDVKPEMMKGYRCVLVESPSEAVVQNGWKVVPEKKEWGKKIPLVAQVTVQNISPYAVVIRPKQELAYCYPVHEVSDLAEVQSTPVSASVSNLAFDFGDSPVSEEWKQRLSNGLLERRQVFSTDEMDVGCAKSTQHTIRLSDSTPFRERPRRVPPKDREDLQRTLQEMKRRGIIADSRSPYASPIVIVRKKDGSIRLCVDYRTLNRRTVPDQYTLPRIEETLEALNGSKWFTVMDLRSGYYQVPMASEDQEKTAFICPLGFYQFTRMPQGICGAPATFQRLMEKMLGDLSPRECLVYLDDIIVFGTTLEEHEQRLMNVIDRLIAEGLKLSIDKCKFCRSSVTYVGHVVSTEGIGTDPAKIEAVVTWPKPQNVTELRSFLGFCGYYRRFVEGYSRVAHPLNELLRLSNVHGEGTKRDAKAPFGDKWTSACEEAFVQLKKRLTEAPVLAYADAHRPYVLHVDASYEGLGGVLHQRYPEGLRPVAYLSRSLAPSEKNYPVHKLEFLALKWAIVDKLHDFLYGVEFEVRTDNNPLTYILTTAKLDATGHRWLAALSNYSFTLKYKPGPRNIGADALSRRPGLPALEDDGEWEEIPSIGMKAYCATAAVVDDKVAFSELRVVDSVGGGPESVPPMYCCPISLVGGESKLISHKDMVQSQKTDPVIGHLWRAVNSRNPALLKKSLPGGYEFFQRDWGKFCVEQGLLYRLIPYHNHPGRRQLVLPLKFRNMVLRSLHDHHGHLGMEKTYGLVQDRFFWPKMRDAVASYCRKCLRCLQRKTLPVLAAPMGHLKSSEPMDLVCMDFLCIENDSRGIGNVLVVTDHYTRYAQAFPTKDQKASTVAKVLWEKFFIHYGLPSRLHSDQGRDFESRLIKELLQLLHIEKSRTTPYHPQGDALPERFNRTLLDMLGTLPVEDKKSWSKHVEAMVHAYNSTRHDSTGFSPYFLMFGREPRLPLDVQLGVSTDGVSHRDHFQYVSRLREGLTTAYRLAEENVSKLNANNKRRYDHKVKYRELLPGDKVLLRNLGVPGKHKLADRWRNELFDVVSKLPGIPVYKIKGPEGRVKAWHRNHLLPVSQASDVSTGIDIEEGQMEGTSDFPNATEIPPTVQQTPMDAQMPEPDEGGNDVTQSDSLPSEDWPIPVRDNLNPASPEFVPRSETNQRLLLSDGNPSNEDSARGLPPREVRRGARVRQPPPVLTYDTLGNPSYVPHAGLYHAWVGAVSNLVNMLPVFAPPGLYYY; this is encoded by the coding sequence ATGCCATTAATAACGCCAACCCAGGTCTATGAATGGGCCCTAAAGGAAAAGGTGAACCCAGaccatgtatttgccattgatcgtgTACCACCTGAAGTTACACTGGAAATGTTAGAGAGTAACCTGTCTAAATACAGACATTTGGAGGGTGCACATCTGATAGCAGATGAGGGATCAACCATGGACGGTTATGCAGTCCTGCTTTTCAAAGTGAGTGATCCACTAAATTCAGAAGTGGGGCCAtatgctgtgttccctgtgggtgaTTTATCGGTAGGGTGCCCCCTGGTGTACCCCCAGGCTGTTGTTGCCCCCTGGAAAGTTGAAGCACCCAGTCCAGATGCAGGCTACACCAGTAGAAAAAGGAGGCTGCTGCCGTCACTACCCTGCAATGTGCAGCACACAGTAAAGCAAGAACCGCTTGTAACTGAGACCAGTGAAGCTAAGGATGTCAGCATTTCAGAGCATCCCTTGACTGACGCAATAACTCAAATGACAGAGGCATTGGCTCAGGGCTTGCAGCTGAGCCACTATAAAAAGCTAAAGACATTTTCAGGCACAGAGCCGGTTCCTACAGGGGAAGAGGGGTTTGAGACATGGAAGGAGTCTGCACTACAAGCATTAGATGAGTGGGCCTGCTCAGAACAAACCAAGAGGCAGCGAATTATGGAGCATGTCCGTCCCCCTGCAGCTAGTATTGTGTTAAATTTTAAAGCCAGTCACAAAGATTACAATGCTATGGACATAATTGATATCCTCACTTCAGCATATGGGAAGCATGAGGACCCTGACCAGTTATTGGCTGACTTTAAACAGATGAGACAGAAGTCTTCTGAGGATGTATCTGCCTTCACCCTCCGTCTAGAGAATATGCTGCGGAAtctcttgtcaaaaaaagtgattACAGCAGAGGAAGTAGATACACTACGTCTAAAACAATTACTAAAGGGGATGTCCCCATTCTTCCCCATGTATTCCACGTTGCAGATACTCCTGAGGGATAAAAGAGATACCGGCTTTATTGACCTGATGAAAGTGATTAAGcaagaggaggcaaccctactctTTGCTGGTACCTCTCGGGTACCAAAGCAGAACCCCGCTTTACCTACCTCGAAGGATATTAAGCTAACTGGAAAGGGTGTACCATCAATAACCCAAATCCGGAAAAGGTTCCCATCAGAGTGGCATAAGGGGGTACCTGCCACTACCCCTACCAGTTGTTTTGGGTGTGGCCAGGAGGGGCATTTTGTTAAAGACTGTCCTGAGAAATTTTCCCCTAATGCAGTGCAGACAATGTCATGTGGGAAGCCAAGTAGCTACCCCAACAAGGTTACAAAACCCTCTGCGACAAAGGACAGAAACATGGTGGGCCCTAAGTCCTTGGTAGACATCCTGTTAGATGGGCAGCCAGTACAAGCTTTGTTTGATACCGGATCACAGGTCACAATAATCCACTATAGTTATTACCTGCAACATCTATCCCACAAACCTTTACAGCCTGCTAGAGGTTTAGAATTGtgggggctgaatcagcaggcctACCCCATACATGGATTGCTACAAGTGACTATAACCATGCCGAGGTGCCATGGTACACTGCCTCTGTCCCAGGAAGTTGATGCTGTGGTCTGCCCAGATACAGGAAACCCTAACGCTGCTCCCatcattctgggaacaaatgttAGTGAGGTACGGACTACCCTAAACCCTTCAGTCACTGTGACAAAAGCCCCTAGGTATTCTGACCATGGTCCAGAGGTTGTCTGCAACACCTTCACAGTTACTTACAAGTATGGGTTGTTACGCCATGTTGCTGGGCAAACTGTTGAGATTCCTCCGGGGTCCATTAGGACTGTGAGAGCACTAACTGATGTAAAACCTGAGATGATGAAAGGCTATAGATGTGTGCTGGTTGAAAGCCCCTCCGAGGCAGTGGTCCAGAATGGGTGGAAAGTTGTCCCGGAGAAGAAAGAGTGGGGCAAGAAAATACCTCTAGTTGCTCAAGTAACTGTTCAAAATATCTCTCCATATGCTGTAGTAATCCGGCCTAAACAGGAGTTGGCGTATTGCTACCCCGTTCATGAGGTTTCTGACCTTGCTGAGGTTCAGTCCACCCCAGTATCTGCTTCTGTATCAAACTTGGCATTTGATTTTGGGGATTCCCCTGTTTCTGAGGAGTGGAAGCAGAGGCTGAGTAACGGTTTACTTGAACGCAGACAAGTCTTTTCAACAGACGAAATGGATGTAGGGTGTGCTAAAAGTACccagcacactatccgcttatccGACTCCACTCCATTTAGGGAGCGGCCTAGGAGAGTCCCTCCCAAGGACCGGGAGGATCTCCAGCGCACCTTACAGGAAATGAAAAGGCGAGGAATTATTGCTGACAGTCGGAGCCCCTATGCTTCCCCTATAGTCATCGTGAGGAAAAAGGATGGCTCAATCCGGTTGTGCGTGGATTATCGTACTTTAAATAGACGCACTGTACCTGACCAGTATACTCTACCTCGAATTGAGGAGACTCTGGAAGCCCTTAATGGTAGCAAATGGTTCACTGTAATGGACTTACGCTCTGGCTATTACCAGGTACCTATGGCATCTGAGGATCAGGAAAAGACTGCATTTATATGCCCCTTGGGTTTTTACCAGTTCACAAGGATGCCCCAAGGTATTTGTGGGGCCCCAGCTACCTTTCAGAGACTTATGGAGAAGATGttgggggacctgtcaccccgagAGTGCCTGGTGTATCTGGATGATATCATTGTGTTTGGGACTACCCTAGAGGAGCATGAGCAGCGTCTGATGAATGTGATTGACCGATTAATAGCAGAAGGACTAAAACTGTCAATCGACAAATGTAAGTTTTGCCGCTCCTCAGTAACCTATGTAGGCCATGTGGTCTCTACAGAAGGAATAGGAACTGACCCGGCCAAGATTGAAGCGGTGGTAACCTGGCCCAAACCCCAAAATGTCACTGAGCTGAGATCATTTCTCGGGTTTTGTGGTTACTACAGGCGATTTGTAGAGGGGTATTCAAGAGTGGCCCACCCATTAAATGAATTGTTGAGGCTTTCTAATGTGCATGGTGAAGGGACAAAAAGAGATGCTAAAGCCCCTTTTGGTGATAAGTGGACTTCAGCCTGTGAAGAGGCCTTTGTTCAGTTAAAGAAAAGGCTGACAGAAGCCCCTGTATTGGCTTATGCAGATGCTCACAGACCATATGTCCTCCATGTTGATGCCAGTTATGAAGGGTTGGGAGGTGTCCTACACCAGAGGTACCCAGAAGGGCTGCGGCCAGTGGCCTATCTTAGTAGGAGTCTGGCACCCAGTGAAAAGAATTACCCTGTGCATAAACTGGAATTCCTGGCTCTTAAGTGGGCCATTGTGGACAAGTTGCATGACTTCTTATATGGAGTAGAGTTTGAAGTACGAACAGATAATAACCCTCTCACATATATTTTGACTACTGCTAAACTTGATGCCACAGGGCACCGTTGGTTAGCTGCACTGTCAAACTACTCTTTCACCCTCAAGTACAAACCAGGGCCTAGGAATATAGGAGCGGATGCTCTCTCTAGACGACCGGGTCTGCCTgccctggaggatgatggggagtGGGAAGAGATACCCAGCATCGGTATGAAGGCCTACTGTGCTACAGCTGCTGTAGTGGATGACAAAGTGGCTTTTTCTGAGTTGAGGGTCGTAGATTCTGTTGGTGGAGGGCCGGAGTCTGTACCACCTATGTACTGCTGTCCCATTTCTCTAGTAGGGGGAGAATCCAAGTTAATCAGTCACAAGGACatggttcaaagccagaaaactgATCCTGTGATAGGCCACCTGTGGAGAGCGGTTAACAGCAGAAATCCTGCTTTGCTCAAGAAGAGTTTGCCAGGAGGGTATGAATTTTTCCAACGTGACTGGGGTAAGTTCTGTGTGGAACAAGGACTGTTATACCGGTTGATACCATATCATAATCACCCTGGGAGGCGGCAATTAGTGTTGCCCCTTAAATTCAGGAACATGGTGTTAAGGAGTCTGCATGATCACCATGGACATCTTGGAATGGAGAAGACTTACGGGCTGGTCCAAGACCGCTTTTTCTGGCCTAAAATGAGAGATGCAGTTGCAAGTTACTGCAGGAAGTGCCTAAGGTGTCTGCAAAGGAAGACACTTCCGGTCCTCGCTGCCCCCATGGGTCACCTTAAAAGTTCAGAGCCCATGGACTTGGTGTGCATGGACTTTCTTTGTATTGAGAATGATTCGAGGGGCATCGGTAATGTTCTGGTAGTCACCGATCACTATACCAGGTACGCCCAAGCTTTCCCCACCAAGGACCAAAAAGCCTCCACAGTCGCTAAAGTACTATGGGAGAAGTTTTTCATTCACTACGGGTTGCCAAGTAGATTACATTCTGATCAAGGCAGAGACTTTGAGAGCCGTCTTATTAAAGAGCTTTTGCAACTGTTACATATTGAAAAGAGCCGAACTACTCCCTATCACCCCcagggagatgcccttcctgagAGATTTAACCGGACATTGTTGGACATGCTAGGTACCCTGCCAGTGGAGGATAAAAAGAGCTGGAGCAAGCATGTGGAGGCTATGGTGCATGCTTATAACAGTACTCGGCATGATAGCACTGGTTTCTCTCCATACTTCTTGATGTTTGGGAGGGAGCCAAGGTTGCCCCTTGATGTCCAGCTGGGTGTATCTACAGATGGAGTGAGTCATCGGGACCACTTTCAGTACGTTTCCCGATTGAGGGAAGGCTTGACTACTGCCTATCGTTTGGCTGAAGAGAATGTTAGCAAGTTGAATGCCAATAACAAAAGGAGGTATGATCATAAAGTCAAGTACAGAGAGTTACTTCCAGGTGACAAAGTGTTACTAAGGAATTTAGGAGTGCCTGGGAAGCATAAGCTGGCTGACCGTTGGAGAAATGAACTATTCGATGTGGTGAGCAAGCTGCCTGGGATTCCGGTGTACAAGATAAAGGGACCAGAGGGTCGAGTAAAAGCCTGGCATAGAAATCACTTACTCCCTGTATCTCAAGCAAGTGATGTTTCTACAGGTATTGACATTGAGGAAGGTCAAATGGAGGGTACTTCTGACTTCCCCAACGCCACGGAAATCCCACCTACGGTTCAACAGACCCCTATGGATGCTCAAATGCCTGAACCTGATGAGGGTGGCAATGATGTAACTCAGAGTGACTCTCTTCCTTCTGAGGACTGGCCTATTCCTGTCAGGGATAATTTGAATCCTGCATCCCCGGAGTTTGTACCAAGGTCTGAGACAAACCAGAGGTTGTTGCTGAGTGATGGAAACCCTTCTAATGAGGATTCAGCTAGAGGACTTCCCCCGAGAGAGGTGAGACGGGGTGCACGAGTTCGGCAGCCCCCACCTGTACTGACTTATGATACACTGGGAAATCCTTCTTATGTACCACATGCTGGACTTTACCATGCCTGGGTAGGGGCGGTGTCCAATCTGGTAAATATGCTGCCGGTGTTTGCACCCCCAGGACTATACTATTATTGA